From the Lolium rigidum isolate FL_2022 chromosome 2, APGP_CSIRO_Lrig_0.1, whole genome shotgun sequence genome, one window contains:
- the LOC124692269 gene encoding caldesmon isoform X1 has product MAGLSLRCGDCGVQLRSVEEAQAHAEATSHTNFAESDEAVLNLICAGCGKPCRSQTEVDLHTKRTGHAEFTDKTMEAAKPIDLEAPLKPVSGAMDVDASGSGESQAEMVAPEVNKEMLADLESMGFSTGRATRALHFSGNSTIEGVINWLSEHQEDPDIDEMPMVPAISNAKANKPSLTPEEKKIKAQELRERARKKKEEEEKRMEREREKERIRIGKELLEAKRMEEVNERKRIIELRRLEKEEERRAREKILQKLEEDKAERRRKLGLPAEVPSASKPSAAPPVEEKKSALPVRPATKAEQMRDCLRNIKQQNKEEDAKVKRAFQTLLTYIGNVVKSPEEDKFRKIRLSNATFQERVGNLGGIQFLELCGFEKLEDNEFLFLARNKVDKAILNTAGAELNSAITNPFFGVL; this is encoded by the exons ATGGCAGGGCTGTCTCTGCGATGCGGCGACTGCGGCGTGCAGCTGCGGAGCGTAGAGGAGGCGCAGGCGCACGCCGAGGCCACCTCCCACACCAACTTCGCGGAGTCCGACGAAGCTGTCCTCAATCTCATCTGCGCCGGCTGCGGCAAGCCCTGTCGCTCCCAGACC GAAGTGGACCTGCACACCAAGCGCACGGGTCACGCGGAGTTCACGGACAAGACCATGGAGGCGGCCAAGCCCATCGATCTTGAGGCGCCGCTGAAGCCGGTCTCAGGGGCCATGGATGTGGATGCATCCGGAAGTGGGGAGTCGCAAG CAGAGATGGTGGCGCCGGAGGTGAACAAGGAGATGCTTGCCGACCTCGAATCGATGGGGTTTTCGACGGGGCGCGCCACTAGGGCGCTTCACTTCTCAG GTAATAGCACCATCGAAGGTGTCATTAACTGGCTTTCTGAGCACCAGGAGGATCCTGATATTGATGAAATGCCTATG GTGCCAGCCATTTCGAACGCCAAAGCTAACAAACCCTCTCTTACTCCGGAGGAAAAGAAGATTAAAGCACAGGAACTAAG GGAGCGTGCTcgcaaaaagaaagaagaagaagagaaaaggatGGAGAGAGAAAGGGAGAAG GAACGTATAAGAATTGGTAAGGAGCTTCTTGAAGCTAAAAGAATGGAGGAGGTGAATGAAAGGAAACG CATCATAGAATTGAGAAGGctcgagaaggaagaagaaagaagggcCAGAGAAAAGATTCTCCAGAAACTGGAAGAGGACAAG GCTGAACGGAGAAGAAAACTTGGATTGCCTGCCGAAGTCCCATCTGCATCCAAGCCAAGTGCAGCGCCGCCTGTTGAAGAGAAGAAG AGTGCATTACCTGTCAGACCAGCCACAAAAGCAGAGCAGATGAGGGATTGCTTACGAAATATTAAGCAGCAAAACAAG GAGGAGGATGCTAAAGTGAAGAGGGCTTTTCAAACACTCCTTACCTACATTGGAAACGTGGTAAAAAGTCCCGAAGAGGACAAGTTCAGAAAGATCAGACTCAGCAATGCTACCTTTCAG GAGAGGGTTGGAAATCTTGGGGGCATACAGTTCCTTGAGCTGTGTGGATTTGAGAAACTTGAAGACAATGAGTTCTTGTTTTTGGCAAGGAACAAGGTTGACAAGGCGATCCTGAATACAGCTGGTGCCGAGCTGAACTCTGCCATCACCAATCCTTTCTTTGGAGTCCTTTGA
- the LOC124692269 gene encoding stress response protein NST1 isoform X2 codes for MAGLSLRCGDCGVQLRSVEEAQAHAEATSHTNFAESDEAVLNLICAGCGKPCRSQTEVDLHTKRTGHAEFTDKTMEAAKPIDLEAPLKPVSGAMDVDASGSGESQEMVAPEVNKEMLADLESMGFSTGRATRALHFSGNSTIEGVINWLSEHQEDPDIDEMPMVPAISNAKANKPSLTPEEKKIKAQELRERARKKKEEEEKRMEREREKERIRIGKELLEAKRMEEVNERKRIIELRRLEKEEERRAREKILQKLEEDKAERRRKLGLPAEVPSASKPSAAPPVEEKKSALPVRPATKAEQMRDCLRNIKQQNKEEDAKVKRAFQTLLTYIGNVVKSPEEDKFRKIRLSNATFQERVGNLGGIQFLELCGFEKLEDNEFLFLARNKVDKAILNTAGAELNSAITNPFFGVL; via the exons ATGGCAGGGCTGTCTCTGCGATGCGGCGACTGCGGCGTGCAGCTGCGGAGCGTAGAGGAGGCGCAGGCGCACGCCGAGGCCACCTCCCACACCAACTTCGCGGAGTCCGACGAAGCTGTCCTCAATCTCATCTGCGCCGGCTGCGGCAAGCCCTGTCGCTCCCAGACC GAAGTGGACCTGCACACCAAGCGCACGGGTCACGCGGAGTTCACGGACAAGACCATGGAGGCGGCCAAGCCCATCGATCTTGAGGCGCCGCTGAAGCCGGTCTCAGGGGCCATGGATGTGGATGCATCCGGAAGTGGGGAGTCGCAAG AGATGGTGGCGCCGGAGGTGAACAAGGAGATGCTTGCCGACCTCGAATCGATGGGGTTTTCGACGGGGCGCGCCACTAGGGCGCTTCACTTCTCAG GTAATAGCACCATCGAAGGTGTCATTAACTGGCTTTCTGAGCACCAGGAGGATCCTGATATTGATGAAATGCCTATG GTGCCAGCCATTTCGAACGCCAAAGCTAACAAACCCTCTCTTACTCCGGAGGAAAAGAAGATTAAAGCACAGGAACTAAG GGAGCGTGCTcgcaaaaagaaagaagaagaagagaaaaggatGGAGAGAGAAAGGGAGAAG GAACGTATAAGAATTGGTAAGGAGCTTCTTGAAGCTAAAAGAATGGAGGAGGTGAATGAAAGGAAACG CATCATAGAATTGAGAAGGctcgagaaggaagaagaaagaagggcCAGAGAAAAGATTCTCCAGAAACTGGAAGAGGACAAG GCTGAACGGAGAAGAAAACTTGGATTGCCTGCCGAAGTCCCATCTGCATCCAAGCCAAGTGCAGCGCCGCCTGTTGAAGAGAAGAAG AGTGCATTACCTGTCAGACCAGCCACAAAAGCAGAGCAGATGAGGGATTGCTTACGAAATATTAAGCAGCAAAACAAG GAGGAGGATGCTAAAGTGAAGAGGGCTTTTCAAACACTCCTTACCTACATTGGAAACGTGGTAAAAAGTCCCGAAGAGGACAAGTTCAGAAAGATCAGACTCAGCAATGCTACCTTTCAG GAGAGGGTTGGAAATCTTGGGGGCATACAGTTCCTTGAGCTGTGTGGATTTGAGAAACTTGAAGACAATGAGTTCTTGTTTTTGGCAAGGAACAAGGTTGACAAGGCGATCCTGAATACAGCTGGTGCCGAGCTGAACTCTGCCATCACCAATCCTTTCTTTGGAGTCCTTTGA